One Chelatococcus sp. HY11 genomic window, GCTCAGCCGACTTGTCGGGCGGCGTTCGGCGGTGGCCATGTCGAGCATCACCTCTTCGACGTCGGATCGTTCCCCGAACAGCTCCGCCGCCGCGGGATCTAGATAGACATGACAGGTGGCGCACATCATCGCGCCTCCGCACTCTGCGACGATCGTCTCTACACCGCACGCGACCGCAACTTCCATGGCACTCTGGCCAGGCTCGGCGCTACACTCTGTTACGTGGCCGTCTGAACTTATGAATCTGATCTTTGGCATTGAACGTTTGTATCTTCGCTGTGACTAGTAGATACTATCGTCCGGCGGCAGCGGCGCCATCACCTCTCCTAAGATAGGTGCGATGCAAACGAAGAATTTCTAACCCTGTAACGAAGGCATACCCGCTGAGCGACGGGAAGAGGTTGTAGATGAAAATGGGGACCGATATGGAGAGTTACTGGGACACGGAAGATCGCAATCCTCATCCGTTCTATGATGCGCTGCGCGCCCGCGGCGATGTGGTCTGGGATAACCATATCAAGGCTTGGCTCGTCACGGGTGCTGCCGCAAACCGCGCCGTGTTGATGGATGACTCGACATATATTCAACCGTATCTGTCGATGAAGGCCGGCGAAGGCTATCGCGCTCTTCGACTCAACAACCCGCGGTCGTTCCATTTCCTTACGGGCGAGGAACATCGGGCGATGCATCGATGGTGGCTCATGGATTTGCTGTCGCCGCAATGGGTCGCCGAGTACATGGACACGGTGGTGACCCCGATCATCGGTCGCATCCTTTCCTCCCTAGAGGGCCGCGAGGAATTCGATATCGCCGACGAGTATGCGGAGAGAATCCCGGTCGCGATCTTCGCCGACCTCATGGATCTGCCCGACCGCACCACCGAAACCCTCGCGCGCATCAAGAAGCTCAACGATCGGATCGCCGACTTCGCCACCATCGCCAATTCGCTTAAACTGGAGGGAGAACCAACGGACGAGTTGCTCGCGGTTCAGCGGAGTGCCATTGCGGCGTCGGAAGAACTGAATGAAATGCTGCGTCCAGTTGTTGAGGAGAGGAAAGAGCGGAGAGGCGAGGATTTTGTCTCGCGTTTGTGGGCCGGCGGTCCAGCCCTCTATGAAGACTGGAATTCGACCGACGTGCTCGATGCGTCCCGTCGATTGCTCTTCGCCGGGTCGGACACAACTACCCTTTCCATTGCAAATGCCTTCTATATGCTACTTACGGACGAATCGCTGCTGCAGCAGGTGAGGGCAGGTGGCCGACCCGCGATCGCCAAGTTTGTTGAAGAGGTTCTGCGGCTCAACGGAAGCGTGCAGTTCCGGCCCCGCCGCGCCATGAAAGATGTTGAGCTTGCTGGCCAGAAGATCGCCAAGGGCGATATGGTGATTGCCGTGCTGCAGGCCGCAAATCGCGATCCAGCCCACTTCGCCTGCCCCCACGTGGTGAATTTGGATCGCAAGGCCATCCGCGCCCACTTTGCTTTCAACGTGGGGCCGCGCAGTTGCCCGGGGTCCAACCTAGCGCGGGCGGAGCTGGTAGAGAGTATCGCACAGATGCTTAACCGCTATACGACGATCCGACTCGTCAACCCTGGAGAGCCGGTGTTAAGGGGCTTCATGTTTCGCTCCTATCGGCCACTTCACGTCGCCGTCAGTGGATAGGAAGGTTTCACTGTAAACGCCGCGGTTTCCCCTGTCGCGAGCAACAAACTGTCTTCCGAGAAACGGATCAGCGATTATGCGCGCAAGCCCCCCGGCCGATGCGGACCACGAGGCGGATATCGTGGTTTTGGGATACGGCGTTTCCGGTATGGCCGCAGCGATAACCGCTGCCAAGCGCGGTGCATCTGTGATCGTCGTGGAAAAGCAGCCGCAGGACGATCACAAGGCCACGCTTCGCATGGCCGGGGGCATCTGGATGCATTTGACGGACAAGGACGCCGGCGCTCGATATCTCGAACGGTGTTATGCCGGGTTCGTCCCGCCCGATCTTACTCATGTGATGGCGGAGCGGATTGCGACGCTCCGAGACTGGTTGGCTTCTGTCGATCC contains:
- a CDS encoding 2Fe-2S iron-sulfur cluster-binding protein; its protein translation is MPKIRFISSDGHVTECSAEPGQSAMEVAVACGVETIVAECGGAMMCATCHVYLDPAAAELFGERSDVEEVMLDMATAERRPTSRLSCQLIIEAGMSEIDIHLPNNQY
- a CDS encoding cytochrome P450; the protein is MKMGTDMESYWDTEDRNPHPFYDALRARGDVVWDNHIKAWLVTGAAANRAVLMDDSTYIQPYLSMKAGEGYRALRLNNPRSFHFLTGEEHRAMHRWWLMDLLSPQWVAEYMDTVVTPIIGRILSSLEGREEFDIADEYAERIPVAIFADLMDLPDRTTETLARIKKLNDRIADFATIANSLKLEGEPTDELLAVQRSAIAASEELNEMLRPVVEERKERRGEDFVSRLWAGGPALYEDWNSTDVLDASRRLLFAGSDTTTLSIANAFYMLLTDESLLQQVRAGGRPAIAKFVEEVLRLNGSVQFRPRRAMKDVELAGQKIAKGDMVIAVLQAANRDPAHFACPHVVNLDRKAIRAHFAFNVGPRSCPGSNLARAELVESIAQMLNRYTTIRLVNPGEPVLRGFMFRSYRPLHVAVSG